One region of Diabrotica undecimpunctata isolate CICGRU chromosome 6, icDiaUnde3, whole genome shotgun sequence genomic DNA includes:
- the LOC140443363 gene encoding uncharacterized protein isoform X2: MEFKVEIKEEFVGSDQVYIESQLATSTYLGDLKNEPQEHNSAVEVKIEIDGFAKDDQKYTENQLSTSLDLKYLKKEPDEDNSDFSQMKNSKQVSLHSEEITYIKVPTGKKLYKCEICFKQCSRLFDLKTHMRMHTGEKPYKCDICSKQYIDASGLKKHLKAHTVEKPYKCEFCFKQYTKASTLNSHLSLHTGKKRYKCDICFKQLSQLFHLKTHMRMHTGEKPYKCDICSKQYIDASGLKKHLKSHTEEKPYKCDICFKKFTRKDHLKTHTRLHTGEKPYECEICFKQYIDASSLKKHLKTHTERKLLKCEICFKQFIHGSSLNTHLRFHSGEKLHKCEICFKQYPKASKLNAHLSLHTAEKPHKCEICFKKFSQKGHLENHIRVHTGEKPFKCDICFNQFSEAGSLKRHIRRHTGEKPYQCEICLKQFTEASCLKQHLMVHTRERRYKCEICFKQFSRKFRLERHMKVHPREKSP, from the exons ATGGAATTTAAAGTTGAAATTAAGGAAGAGTTTGTTGGATCTGATCAAGTATATATAGAGAGTCAGCTAGCTACATCAACATATCTTGGAGACTTGAAGAATGAACCACAGGAACATAACTCAG CTGTAGAAGTAAAAATTGAAATTGATGGGTTTGCTAAAGATGACCAAAAATATACAGAAAATCAGCTATCCACATCCCTAGACCTTAAATACTTGAAGAAGGAACCAGATGAAGATAACTCAG ATTTTTCCCAGATGAAGAACAGTAAACAAGTGAGTCTACACTCTGAAGAAATAACATATATAAAAGTTCCAACTGGAAAAAAActttacaaatgtgaaatttgttttaagcaatgtTCTCGATTATTTGATTTAAAAACCCATATGAGAATGCATACAggggaaaaaccttataagtgtgacaTTTGTTCTAAACAGTATATTGATGCAAGTGgtttgaaaaaacatttaaaagcaCACACTgtagaaaaaccttataagtgtgaattttgttttaaacagtATACTAAAGCAAGTACATTGAATTCACATTTGAGCTTACATACTGGAAAAAAACGTTACAAATGTgacatttgttttaaacaattgtctcaattatttcatttaaaaacccATATGAGAATGCATACAggggaaaaaccttataagtgtgacaTTTGTTCTAAACAGTATATTGATGCAAGtggtttgaaaaaacatttgaaatcacacactgaagaaaaaccttataagtgtgacatttgttttaagaaatttactaGGAAGGATCATTTGAAAACTCATACTAGAttacatactggggaaaaaccttatgagtgtgaaatttgttttaagcagtatATTGATGCCAGtagtttaaaaaaacatttgaaaacACACACTGAAAGAAAACTTctcaagtgtgaaatttgctttaagcagtTTATTCATGGAAGTTCTTTGAACACACATTTGAGATTTCACAGTGgagaaaaacttcacaaatgtgaaatttgttttaagcagtatCCTAAAGCAAGTAAATTGAATGCACATTTGAGCTTACATACTGCAGAAAAACcacacaagtgtgaaatttgttttaagaaattttcTCAGAAAGGTCATTTAGAAAATCATATTagagtgcatactggagaaaagcctttcAAATGTGACATTTGTTTCAACCAGTTTTCTGAAGCAGGTTCTTTAAAGAGACATATAAGAcgacacactggagaaaaaccttatcagtgtgaaatttgtttaaagcagtttactgAAGCAAGCTGTTTGAAACAACACTTAATGGTGCACACTAGAGAAAGAcgttacaaatgtgaaatttgttttaaacagttttcccGAAAGTTCCGTTTGGAAAGACATATGAAAGTGCACCCTAGAGAAAAGTCTCCTTAA
- the LOC140443363 gene encoding uncharacterized protein isoform X1, protein MEFKVEIKEEFVGSDQVYIESQLATSTYLGDLKNEPQEHNSAVEVKIEIDGFAKDDQKYTENQLSTSLDLKYLKKEPDEDNSGEKNFSQMKNSKQVSLHSEEITYIKVPTGKKLYKCEICFKQCSRLFDLKTHMRMHTGEKPYKCDICSKQYIDASGLKKHLKAHTVEKPYKCEFCFKQYTKASTLNSHLSLHTGKKRYKCDICFKQLSQLFHLKTHMRMHTGEKPYKCDICSKQYIDASGLKKHLKSHTEEKPYKCDICFKKFTRKDHLKTHTRLHTGEKPYECEICFKQYIDASSLKKHLKTHTERKLLKCEICFKQFIHGSSLNTHLRFHSGEKLHKCEICFKQYPKASKLNAHLSLHTAEKPHKCEICFKKFSQKGHLENHIRVHTGEKPFKCDICFNQFSEAGSLKRHIRRHTGEKPYQCEICLKQFTEASCLKQHLMVHTRERRYKCEICFKQFSRKFRLERHMKVHPREKSP, encoded by the exons ATGGAATTTAAAGTTGAAATTAAGGAAGAGTTTGTTGGATCTGATCAAGTATATATAGAGAGTCAGCTAGCTACATCAACATATCTTGGAGACTTGAAGAATGAACCACAGGAACATAACTCAG CTGTAGAAGTAAAAATTGAAATTGATGGGTTTGCTAAAGATGACCAAAAATATACAGAAAATCAGCTATCCACATCCCTAGACCTTAAATACTTGAAGAAGGAACCAGATGAAGATAACTCAGGTgagaaaa ATTTTTCCCAGATGAAGAACAGTAAACAAGTGAGTCTACACTCTGAAGAAATAACATATATAAAAGTTCCAACTGGAAAAAAActttacaaatgtgaaatttgttttaagcaatgtTCTCGATTATTTGATTTAAAAACCCATATGAGAATGCATACAggggaaaaaccttataagtgtgacaTTTGTTCTAAACAGTATATTGATGCAAGTGgtttgaaaaaacatttaaaagcaCACACTgtagaaaaaccttataagtgtgaattttgttttaaacagtATACTAAAGCAAGTACATTGAATTCACATTTGAGCTTACATACTGGAAAAAAACGTTACAAATGTgacatttgttttaaacaattgtctcaattatttcatttaaaaacccATATGAGAATGCATACAggggaaaaaccttataagtgtgacaTTTGTTCTAAACAGTATATTGATGCAAGtggtttgaaaaaacatttgaaatcacacactgaagaaaaaccttataagtgtgacatttgttttaagaaatttactaGGAAGGATCATTTGAAAACTCATACTAGAttacatactggggaaaaaccttatgagtgtgaaatttgttttaagcagtatATTGATGCCAGtagtttaaaaaaacatttgaaaacACACACTGAAAGAAAACTTctcaagtgtgaaatttgctttaagcagtTTATTCATGGAAGTTCTTTGAACACACATTTGAGATTTCACAGTGgagaaaaacttcacaaatgtgaaatttgttttaagcagtatCCTAAAGCAAGTAAATTGAATGCACATTTGAGCTTACATACTGCAGAAAAACcacacaagtgtgaaatttgttttaagaaattttcTCAGAAAGGTCATTTAGAAAATCATATTagagtgcatactggagaaaagcctttcAAATGTGACATTTGTTTCAACCAGTTTTCTGAAGCAGGTTCTTTAAAGAGACATATAAGAcgacacactggagaaaaaccttatcagtgtgaaatttgtttaaagcagtttactgAAGCAAGCTGTTTGAAACAACACTTAATGGTGCACACTAGAGAAAGAcgttacaaatgtgaaatttgttttaaacagttttcccGAAAGTTCCGTTTGGAAAGACATATGAAAGTGCACCCTAGAGAAAAGTCTCCTTAA
- the LOC140443363 gene encoding uncharacterized protein isoform X3 translates to MEFKVEIKEEFVGSDQVYIESQLATSTYLGDLKNEPQEHNSAVEVKIEIDGFAKDDQKYTENQLSTSLDLKYLKKEPDEDNSDFSQMKNSKQG, encoded by the exons ATGGAATTTAAAGTTGAAATTAAGGAAGAGTTTGTTGGATCTGATCAAGTATATATAGAGAGTCAGCTAGCTACATCAACATATCTTGGAGACTTGAAGAATGAACCACAGGAACATAACTCAG CTGTAGAAGTAAAAATTGAAATTGATGGGTTTGCTAAAGATGACCAAAAATATACAGAAAATCAGCTATCCACATCCCTAGACCTTAAATACTTGAAGAAGGAACCAGATGAAGATAACTCAG ATTTTTCCCAGATGAAGAACAGTAAACAA
- the LOC140442625 gene encoding uncharacterized protein — MEDKKRAVNFTYDEKFKLVQFIKQHPVLLNKKTDGATNKAKDYAWEVLTTKFNSSGSIKRSVSSLKKMWNRMKSECKVYKAKLKINIAKTGGGTTDIKEDPLLDLIANLIGRAAVGITNVNDCDDIADVNDSVIVQTVVSDMEDIEIEEMVVSDIDAIIKEELEATITPGPSNILNQTPFHSRRRPKVIKCNKDILNELKIENERKKGELLDDEKNRLMAAEERANELHQYQVKKAALENEIRESILNKS; from the exons ATGGAGGATAAGAAAAGGGCTGTAAATTTCACGTATGACGAAAAGTTTAAACTAGTCCAATTTATTAAACAGCATCCAGTACtgcttaataaaaaaacagatgGTGCTACTAATAAAGCGAAAGATTATGCTTGGGAGGTGCTAACTACAAAATTTAATAGCAGCGGGTCAATTAAGAG GTCAGTCAGCAGTCTTAAAAAAATGTGGAATAGAATGAAGTCGGAGTGTAAAGTGTATAaggcaaaattaaaaataaatatagccaAAACAGGTGGTGGAACCACAGATATAAAAGAAGATCCCCTGCTAGATCTAATAGCAAATTTAATTGGACGGGCTGCTGTAGGAATAACAAATGTAAATGATTGCGATGATATTGCTGATGTCAATGACAGTGTAATAGTACAAACTGTGGTTTCCGATATGGAAGACATTGAAATAGAAGAAATGGTGGTTTCAGATATCGATGCTATTATTAAGGAAGAATTGGAAGCTACTATTACACCTGGGCCATCCAACATTTTAAATCAGACTCCTTTCCACAGTAGAAGACGTCCAAAGGTAATAAAGTGTAATAAAGATATATTAAatgaactaaaaattgaaaaCGAAAGAAAAAAAGGAGAACTTCTGGATGATGAAAAAAATAGGTTAATGGCAGCAGAAGAACGTGCCAATGAGTTGCATCAGTATCAAGTCAAAAAGGCAGCTCTAGAAAATGAAATTCGGGAGAGCATATTAAATAAAAGTTAG